The following proteins are co-located in the Bathymodiolus thermophilus thioautotrophic gill symbiont genome:
- a CDS encoding DEAD/DEAH box helicase: MLNLEQIKQAIGNNGAFDRGFQYYRHSALESLKVERKDSGSVVLNSQVYGNSLYTQTIAIRHSQYAIIAGKCDCPVGYNCKHVVAAVIAFSDMKTQNFVSQDENLPSKFEVWADDFQKLSEKGNQLQTNSDYMIYRLFIGDDSNRDVEFTKVKQLKKNKVRFYKIDTDKLLYGGAHQHIITKEDQDIITMCRGIFPQYSYFKKTLSGKLGYRVLLEMIKTNRCFYQDNEQPLQLEKTQTVLALSWKKVKNSYQITTNLAADARIIASDPVVAIDNNQATVVQGVNYDTLRKILNAPTVSKSQIIPMYQLFRQNFIDINIVIPEDFECKEINVIALPKIKLTNRRRAVVTLDFIYDETVLNYYPQEQTSVVLEADIQYQIKRDLAFENQIKQQFEALGFASDFFKKQLYFYYENEDKQQYLDFWYRFKQSLDSLEQQGFVIEIDPNWTLNFANNAQVSIDSDVKNDWFSLLFNIEFDGIKLPLAPLISSFVTKFDQHESREYVNLEVRPDYFVRIKTEQIKPILNVILQLYDGQSQSVRVGANEVHTLENMGEDILWRGSKEVLKLAEKLRNFDKITPVETPKNLQTTLRDYQKTGLSWLNFLFEFKFSGILADDMGLGKTLQTLTHLSCLKAQKKIKKPVLIVVPTSLIANWKNEVKRFTPDLKILSLYGGSERFEMFKQIEEADILLTSYALIYRDIDKFIEYHFSYIILDEAQKIKNPKTKMCVAIKSLKSDYRLALSGTPIENHLGELWSIFSFLMPGFLHNQITFKRKYQTPIEKHLDQDKQKMLNQRVRPFMLRRTKAEVLPELPEKSEIIKYTQFDEKQAALYESIRLTMEKKVREAITQKGLAKSHIMLLDALLKLRQVCCDPQLVKIEMAKKVEESAKLQLFLDLLEELLSENRKILVFSQFTSMLNILQNELEKKNISYTKLTGATKKREEVIEKFTSGQADVFLISLKAGGVGLNLTEADTVIHYDPWWNPAVENQATDRAHRIGQTKAVFVYKLIIENSIEEKILELQKKKLQLQQGVYKGGKTEKISGEELLKLLK; the protein is encoded by the coding sequence ATGTTAAATTTAGAGCAAATTAAACAAGCGATTGGCAATAACGGTGCTTTTGACAGGGGATTTCAATATTATCGCCATAGTGCGCTTGAGAGTTTGAAGGTTGAGCGCAAAGATTCTGGCTCTGTTGTATTAAATTCTCAAGTGTATGGTAATAGTTTATACACGCAAACTATTGCTATTCGTCACAGTCAATATGCCATTATTGCTGGAAAGTGTGATTGTCCTGTTGGTTACAATTGCAAGCATGTTGTGGCAGCGGTCATTGCTTTTAGCGACATGAAGACACAAAATTTTGTTTCACAAGATGAAAATTTACCGTCAAAATTTGAAGTGTGGGCGGATGATTTTCAAAAACTAAGTGAAAAAGGCAATCAACTTCAAACAAATAGCGACTATATGATTTATCGTTTGTTTATTGGCGATGACTCCAATCGAGATGTTGAGTTCACTAAGGTCAAGCAACTTAAAAAGAACAAGGTTCGCTTTTACAAAATTGACACAGATAAACTTTTATATGGGGGTGCTCATCAACACATAATTACCAAAGAAGATCAAGACATTATTACCATGTGTCGGGGTATTTTTCCGCAATATTCTTATTTTAAAAAAACGCTTTCTGGCAAATTGGGCTATCGTGTTTTGCTGGAAATGATAAAAACCAATCGTTGTTTTTATCAAGACAATGAACAGCCGCTACAATTAGAAAAAACTCAAACCGTTTTGGCATTAAGTTGGAAAAAGGTAAAAAATTCTTATCAAATAACCACCAATTTAGCGGCAGATGCCCGCATTATTGCCTCCGACCCTGTGGTGGCTATTGACAATAATCAAGCCACTGTTGTGCAAGGTGTTAACTACGATACTTTGAGAAAAATACTAAATGCACCTACGGTTTCTAAGTCGCAAATTATCCCAATGTATCAATTGTTTAGGCAGAATTTTATTGATATTAATATTGTTATTCCAGAGGATTTTGAGTGCAAAGAAATCAATGTTATTGCTCTGCCAAAAATCAAGTTAACAAATCGAAGGCGAGCCGTTGTAACTCTGGATTTTATCTACGATGAGACGGTGTTAAATTATTATCCACAAGAGCAAACAAGTGTTGTTTTAGAGGCAGACATACAGTATCAAATTAAGCGTGATTTGGCTTTTGAAAATCAGATTAAGCAACAGTTTGAGGCATTGGGATTTGCGAGTGATTTTTTTAAGAAACAGTTGTATTTTTATTATGAAAATGAAGACAAGCAACAATATTTAGATTTTTGGTATCGGTTTAAACAAAGTTTAGATTCATTGGAACAACAAGGTTTTGTGATTGAAATAGACCCAAATTGGACACTAAATTTTGCTAATAACGCTCAAGTTTCGATAGACAGTGATGTGAAAAATGACTGGTTTTCTTTGTTATTTAATATAGAATTTGATGGGATAAAGTTGCCGTTAGCGCCTTTGATTAGTTCGTTTGTAACAAAATTTGATCAGCATGAATCAAGAGAATATGTTAATTTGGAAGTGCGTCCTGATTATTTTGTGCGCATTAAAACAGAGCAAATTAAACCAATTTTGAATGTGATATTGCAACTTTATGACGGACAATCTCAAAGTGTCAGAGTGGGGGCGAATGAGGTGCATACATTGGAAAATATGGGTGAAGATATTCTTTGGCGTGGTTCAAAAGAGGTTTTAAAACTTGCAGAAAAATTACGCAATTTTGACAAAATTACACCTGTAGAAACGCCTAAAAATTTACAAACCACACTCAGGGATTATCAAAAAACAGGGCTTAGTTGGCTGAACTTTTTATTTGAGTTTAAATTTTCTGGTATTTTGGCAGACGATATGGGGCTGGGCAAAACTTTGCAAACATTGACCCATTTATCTTGCTTAAAAGCGCAGAAAAAAATAAAAAAACCGGTGTTAATTGTGGTGCCAACTTCATTGATTGCCAATTGGAAAAACGAGGTAAAAAGATTTACGCCAGATTTAAAAATACTCTCATTATATGGGGGGTCAGAACGCTTTGAAATGTTTAAACAGATAGAGGAGGCTGATATTTTGCTTACTTCTTATGCGCTCATTTATCGTGATATTGATAAATTTATTGAATATCATTTTAGTTACATTATTTTGGATGAGGCGCAAAAAATTAAAAACCCAAAAACCAAAATGTGTGTTGCCATCAAATCCCTTAAAAGCGATTACCGCTTGGCATTGAGCGGTACGCCGATTGAAAATCATTTGGGTGAATTGTGGTCGATTTTTTCCTTTTTAATGCCTGGATTTTTACACAATCAAATTACTTTTAAAAGAAAATACCAAACGCCAATCGAAAAACACTTGGATCAAGATAAGCAAAAGATGCTCAATCAGCGTGTGCGCCCATTTATGCTAAGACGCACTAAAGCTGAAGTTTTGCCTGAATTGCCAGAAAAATCTGAAATTATTAAATACACTCAATTTGATGAAAAACAAGCTGCTCTATACGAAAGCATTCGCCTTACTATGGAGAAAAAAGTGCGAGAAGCAATCACCCAAAAAGGCTTGGCAAAATCACACATTATGCTACTTGACGCTTTGTTAAAACTTAGGCAGGTTTGTTGTGATCCGCAATTGGTTAAAATAGAGATGGCAAAAAAAGTAGAAGAATCCGCCAAATTACAATTGTTTTTAGATTTGTTAGAAGAGTTACTGTCTGAAAATAGAAAAATATTGGTTTTTTCCCAGTTTACTTCTATGTTGAATATTTTGCAGAATGAATTGGAGAAGAAAAATATCAGTTATACCAAGCTAACAGGTGCCACTAAAAAACGCGAGGAAGTGATAGAAAAATTTACCTCTGGCCAAGCAGATGTATTCTTGATTAGCCTGAAAGCGGGCGGTGTTGGGCTTAATTTAACAGAAGCAGATACGGTTATTCATTATGACCCTTGGTGGAATCCAGCCGTTGAAAATCAGGCGACAGATAGGGCGCATCGTATTGGGCAAACTAAGGCAGTATTTGTTTATAAACTCATTATTGAAAATAGCATTGAAGAAAAGATTTTAGAATTACAAAAGAAGAAACTGCAATTGCAGCAAGGTGTTTATAAAGGTGGAAAAACTGAAAAAATTTCGGGCGAAGAGTTGCTGAAATTATTAAAATGA
- the rlmD gene encoding 23S rRNA (uracil(1939)-C(5))-methyltransferase RlmD, whose protein sequence is MGKRRKPKPRIYELEIEALSHEGRGIAHLDEKVIFVSGALPGEKVVAERVFSRAKFEEADVVEVLVPADNRIVPKCEVFGICGGCSFQHLSSEDQIEAKGAWLKDAFKQQAKIEPKNWLEPLQAQVWGYRRKARLGVRWVAKKDKVLVGFREKKSGWIANMDRCEVLHAAIGEHLVDLGECIERLSIKSQVPQIEVAIAENNTVLILRHLEPFSAEDEQILLDCADKLGVSFYTQSGGEETVKALGESVTLTYSHPQHDIEMAFLPTDFTQVNFKLNQKMVSLALDLLALDKDDKVIDLFCGLGNFTLPIARYAQYVVGVEGDSGLIERAKANAQKNGIQNADFYKADLFKEVVGFEWFRGKTYNKALIDPARSGAIEIIELLPKLGVERLVYVSCNPATLARDTEKLIEIGYELETAGVMDMFPQTAHVESIALFVRC, encoded by the coding sequence ATGGGCAAAAGAAGAAAACCAAAACCAAGGATTTACGAATTAGAGATTGAAGCGCTTTCACACGAAGGGCGGGGTATTGCACATTTAGATGAAAAAGTGATTTTTGTTAGTGGTGCGTTGCCAGGGGAAAAAGTGGTGGCTGAGCGTGTTTTTTCTCGGGCTAAATTTGAAGAGGCGGATGTGGTGGAGGTTTTGGTGCCTGCGGATAATCGGATTGTGCCTAAATGTGAGGTGTTTGGTATTTGTGGCGGGTGTTCGTTTCAGCATTTGTCTAGTGAGGATCAGATTGAGGCTAAAGGGGCGTGGTTGAAAGATGCGTTTAAACAGCAGGCTAAGATTGAGCCAAAGAATTGGCTGGAGCCTTTGCAGGCACAGGTGTGGGGTTATCGGCGTAAGGCGCGGTTGGGTGTGCGTTGGGTGGCTAAAAAGGACAAGGTTTTGGTTGGCTTTAGAGAGAAAAAGTCGGGTTGGATTGCTAATATGGATAGGTGTGAGGTGTTGCATGCTGCTATTGGCGAGCATTTGGTGGATTTGGGTGAGTGTATTGAGCGGCTTTCTATTAAATCGCAGGTGCCGCAAATTGAGGTGGCAATTGCTGAGAATAATACGGTGTTAATTTTGCGACATCTTGAGCCATTTAGTGCGGAGGATGAGCAGATATTGTTAGATTGTGCGGATAAATTGGGGGTTTCGTTTTATACGCAGAGTGGGGGTGAGGAGACGGTTAAAGCGTTGGGGGAGTCGGTTACTTTAACTTATTCTCATCCTCAGCATGATATTGAAATGGCGTTTTTGCCAACTGATTTTACGCAGGTGAATTTTAAATTAAATCAAAAAATGGTGTCATTGGCGCTTGATTTGCTGGCGCTTGATAAGGATGATAAGGTGATTGATTTGTTTTGCGGTTTGGGGAATTTTACGCTGCCGATTGCGAGATATGCGCAGTATGTGGTTGGTGTTGAGGGGGATTCGGGGTTGATTGAGCGTGCTAAGGCAAATGCGCAGAAAAATGGCATTCAGAATGCAGATTTTTATAAGGCGGATTTGTTTAAAGAAGTGGTAGGTTTTGAGTGGTTCCGAGGTAAAACTTATAACAAGGCATTGATTGATCCAGCCCGTTCAGGTGCTATTGAAATTATTGAATTGTTGCCAAAATTAGGCGTTGAGCGCTTGGTTTATGTGTCGTGTAATCCTGCTACATTGGCGAGAGACACTGAGAAATTGATTGAAATTGGGTATGAACTAGAAACTGCAGGGGTGATGGATATGTTTCCACAGACAGCGCATGTTGAATCTATTGCGTTGTTTGTTAGATGTTAA
- the glcF gene encoding glycolate oxidase subunit GlcF has translation MQTIDIKNLKADDIIRKCVHCGFCLATCPTYQLLGDELDSPRGRIYLIKSALEGRDFSRQSIKHLDRCLTCRSCETTCPSGVEYGQLVDIGRAFVEQKRPLWQRVYRYSVRQFLTTPILFNPVGRVLRHSKVCGALIKPLVKTGKVLLLGGCVQGVLAPNINHRIKNILAKLGYETTETPQKQCCGAIDQHLSASRDALIKIKRNIDAWLQVEATVIISSASGCGVMVKDYPALFDESDPYYQKAQYIANKTKDIAEFLVYQDLSRLNVKQVNISYHEPCTLQHGQKLGGLVDSILHSLGYQQMPVVDSHLCCGSAGTYSIFQPKLSKQLKINKLKNLTASNPEMIVTANIGCLMHLQKGTKTPVKHWIELLEA, from the coding sequence ATGCAAACCATAGATATTAAAAATTTAAAAGCTGATGATATTATCCGTAAATGTGTGCATTGTGGATTTTGTTTGGCGACTTGTCCGACTTATCAATTATTGGGGGATGAGTTGGATTCGCCGCGGGGGCGTATTTATTTGATTAAATCGGCTTTGGAAGGGCGTGATTTTTCTCGGCAAAGTATCAAACATTTAGACCGTTGTTTAACTTGTAGGTCGTGTGAAACTACTTGTCCATCGGGGGTGGAGTATGGTCAATTGGTGGATATTGGGCGGGCGTTTGTGGAGCAAAAACGACCGCTTTGGCAGAGGGTGTATCGATATTCTGTGCGTCAATTTTTGACCACGCCGATTTTGTTTAATCCGGTGGGGCGGGTGTTGAGGCATTCTAAGGTGTGTGGGGCGTTGATTAAGCCACTGGTGAAAACGGGTAAGGTTTTGTTATTGGGTGGTTGTGTGCAGGGTGTGCTGGCGCCTAATATCAACCATCGGATTAAAAATATTCTTGCAAAATTGGGTTACGAAACGACAGAAACGCCGCAAAAACAATGCTGTGGGGCGATTGACCAGCATTTGAGTGCCAGTCGTGATGCGTTGATTAAAATCAAGCGTAATATTGATGCTTGGCTTCAAGTTGAGGCGACGGTTATTATTTCCAGTGCCAGTGGTTGTGGGGTGATGGTTAAAGATTATCCAGCGTTATTTGATGAGTCAGACCCGTATTATCAAAAGGCGCAATATATTGCGAACAAAACCAAGGACATTGCTGAATTTTTGGTTTATCAAGATTTGAGTCGGCTTAATGTAAAGCAAGTTAATATCTCTTATCATGAGCCTTGCACCTTGCAACATGGTCAGAAATTAGGTGGCTTGGTTGATTCTATTTTACATTCGCTGGGTTATCAGCAAATGCCTGTTGTTGATTCGCATTTATGCTGTGGTTCTGCGGGCACTTATTCAATTTTTCAGCCAAAACTTTCAAAACAATTGAAAATCAACAAACTGAAAAATCTAACTGCAAGCAATCCAGAGATGATTGTTACTGCAAACATAGGCTGTTTAATGCATTTGCAAAAAGGCACTAAAACACCTGTTAAACATTGGATCGAGCTACTGGAGGCATAA
- a CDS encoding transposase: MKQRKANRLKNYDYSQNNYYYITTCTYKMHEYFGQVSNEIMTINKAGEIVEECWLGLSSHYQNCILDEYVVMPNHFHGIVIINNEREGGGCKPRHGLSEIMRGFKTFSSKKINEEDALVKFRWQKSFYDRVIRSQKELDNARLYIANNPLKWHLNKNNSIN, from the coding sequence ATGAAACAAAGAAAAGCCAATAGACTTAAAAATTACGATTATTCGCAAAATAATTATTATTACATCACCACTTGCACTTACAAAATGCATGAATATTTTGGGCAAGTTTCCAATGAAATAATGACCATTAATAAGGCCGGTGAAATTGTTGAAGAATGCTGGTTAGGTTTGTCAAGTCATTATCAAAATTGTATATTGGATGAGTATGTGGTGATGCCTAATCATTTTCATGGGATTGTGATTATTAATAATGAGCGGGAAGGGGGTGGTTGCAAACCAAGGCATGGGTTGTCGGAGATAATGCGTGGTTTTAAAACTTTTTCGTCTAAGAAAATTAATGAAGAGGATGCGTTGGTGAAATTTAGGTGGCAAAAATCTTTTTATGATAGAGTGATTAGAAGTCAAAAGGAATTAGACAATGCTAGACTCTATATTGCTAATAACCCCTTGAAATGGCATTTAAACAAAAACAATTCAATAAATTAA
- a CDS encoding DUF2326 domain-containing protein, protein MRLISLKANQETFKDIIFNKSGASFIVARQSNPEQFDNNKTYNGVGKSLLVALINFCLGASANNKITKSLQEKLPNWQFFLTVEIKDKCYRIERHAGSPSKIKLNNESLTVSDFCEKLQKFCFDISPDIQYLSFRSLLPFFIRPSKKSYVEYDNPEQVNKPYQKQLYNAFLLDLNIDLSQAKMLLKKKITDTNKLHQNIKKDPILKQFFEGYQDSSLELADLDEKIKKLEKDLKQFEVADDYYQIKQESDDIKRKIDETQNTIELKKNSIKNIEQSLKISPDVDKKDIKKIFDESKLVFRVNVEKQLSELEIFYKSLKVNRGKRLGRQKQIILNEVENLKKDFVSLKQNFDKNMKFLNAHQALDIFTKINASLSEMIQSKEKLQSYEKLQHDYGQKKISLKKDMILQSEKTVNYLDDAKEDIRVIMEYFRVLAKLFYPNSLSGITVKNNDGFNQIRYDIEAKIQSDSSDGINSVKLFCYDITTLMQGNNHIMNFIFHDSRLFSDIDETHCNELFKIVQDRFSDKQYIASINQNQLNTLSDSVKKFVKKNTIQELTDDSDNGKLLGITVELEYD, encoded by the coding sequence ATGCGTTTAATTTCACTGAAAGCTAACCAAGAAACATTTAAAGATATAATATTTAATAAAAGCGGCGCTAGCTTTATTGTTGCAAGGCAAAGTAACCCAGAGCAATTTGATAATAATAAAACATATAATGGTGTTGGCAAATCATTATTAGTTGCTTTGATTAATTTTTGTCTTGGCGCTAGTGCAAATAACAAAATTACAAAATCGTTGCAAGAAAAATTACCTAATTGGCAGTTTTTTTTAACTGTTGAAATAAAAGATAAATGTTATAGAATAGAAAGACATGCGGGATCCCCTAGTAAAATTAAGTTAAACAATGAAAGCCTTACTGTATCTGATTTTTGTGAAAAATTACAAAAATTTTGCTTTGATATATCGCCAGACATTCAATATTTAAGTTTTCGCTCTTTGCTTCCATTTTTCATCAGACCTTCAAAAAAATCATATGTTGAATACGATAATCCAGAACAAGTAAATAAGCCCTACCAAAAACAACTTTATAACGCTTTTTTGTTGGATCTTAATATAGATTTATCACAAGCCAAAATGTTACTTAAAAAAAAAATAACAGATACAAATAAACTACATCAAAATATTAAAAAAGATCCGATTTTAAAGCAATTTTTTGAAGGCTACCAAGACTCATCTTTAGAATTAGCAGATTTAGATGAAAAAATTAAAAAACTAGAGAAGGATTTAAAGCAGTTTGAAGTTGCGGATGATTATTATCAAATAAAACAAGAGTCTGACGATATAAAAAGAAAAATAGATGAAACGCAAAATACCATTGAGCTAAAAAAAAATAGCATCAAAAATATTGAACAAAGTTTGAAAATTAGCCCTGATGTAGATAAGAAAGATATAAAAAAAATATTTGACGAATCAAAGCTTGTTTTTCGAGTGAATGTAGAAAAACAATTGTCTGAATTGGAAATTTTTTACAAATCTTTGAAGGTCAATAGAGGCAAAAGGCTAGGAAGGCAAAAACAAATAATTCTCAATGAGGTAGAAAACCTTAAAAAAGATTTTGTTTCACTAAAGCAGAATTTTGATAAAAATATGAAATTTCTTAATGCACACCAAGCCTTAGATATTTTTACTAAAATTAACGCTAGTCTTTCTGAAATGATACAAAGTAAAGAAAAATTACAAAGTTATGAAAAATTGCAACATGACTATGGGCAAAAAAAAATATCTTTAAAAAAGGATATGATTTTACAATCAGAAAAAACAGTTAATTATTTAGATGATGCAAAGGAGGACATTCGTGTAATTATGGAATATTTCAGAGTGTTAGCAAAACTCTTTTATCCCAATTCATTGTCTGGAATTACAGTAAAAAATAATGATGGCTTCAATCAAATTAGATATGATATTGAGGCTAAAATCCAATCTGATTCTTCTGATGGAATCAATAGTGTTAAACTTTTTTGCTACGATATTACCACTCTAATGCAAGGCAATAACCATATTATGAATTTTATCTTTCATGATAGCAGGTTGTTTAGCGATATTGACGAAACGCACTGTAATGAATTATTTAAAATAGTTCAAGATAGGTTTTCGGACAAGCAATATATAGCCAGCATCAATCAAAATCAATTAAATACCTTGTCTGATAGTGTGAAAAAATTTGTTAAAAAAAATACAATTCAAGAACTTACTGACGACTCGGATAACGGTAAGTTACTCGGTATCACTGTTGAGTTAGAATACGATTAA
- a CDS encoding ABC-three component system middle component 6: MILPTKHINFSQSLLGLGSYVLSQLRSPKNIDELWEKYEADYENNIYLAKHSFDNLIMTLLFLYSIGSVSEKDGVIKKCV, from the coding sequence ATGATATTACCAACAAAACACATTAATTTCTCTCAATCATTGTTAGGACTAGGTTCTTATGTTTTATCACAACTTCGGTCACCTAAAAATATTGATGAACTTTGGGAGAAATATGAAGCAGATTACGAAAATAACATTTATTTAGCTAAGCATAGTTTTGATAATTTAATTATGACTCTGCTATTTTTATATAGTATTGGCAGTGTATCGGAAAAAGACGGGGTAATAAAAAAATGCGTTTAA
- a CDS encoding ABC-three component system protein, translating to MNSQEKALARRMFKLKIHESNGQEFEDLFTSIMNYAEQGFQAIRPWGNIGDRKNDGYIESAGIFFQVYAPEEITGSYVKVVDKTKKDFEGLKKQWASINEFYFVVNDKYKGVNADCEQAIQAIKREHGLNNAGFKTAKDLEDLLFSLDDDQIFSVIGFLPDPEKITLDFTVLSEIISYLMKLPLSKEEDSSAIYPDWNDKIQFNDLGGLTSQYLNTASFQVASLDSYLKNESNFFAEEIKDKIRNVYKNLKNNYSGDDLFLEIVTEISPKQCSYVQASVIILLAKYFETCDIFKEPK from the coding sequence ATGAATAGTCAAGAAAAGGCACTTGCTAGACGGATGTTTAAACTGAAAATACACGAATCTAATGGGCAAGAATTTGAGGATTTGTTTACTAGCATAATGAATTATGCTGAGCAAGGTTTTCAAGCAATTAGACCTTGGGGCAATATTGGAGATAGAAAAAATGATGGTTATATTGAATCGGCAGGTATATTTTTTCAAGTGTATGCACCCGAAGAAATAACAGGATCTTATGTTAAAGTTGTTGACAAAACAAAAAAAGATTTTGAAGGACTTAAAAAGCAATGGGCATCTATTAATGAGTTTTATTTTGTAGTCAATGACAAATATAAAGGCGTTAATGCAGACTGCGAGCAAGCAATACAAGCAATAAAGAGAGAACACGGTTTAAATAATGCTGGCTTTAAAACGGCAAAAGATTTAGAGGATTTATTATTTTCATTAGATGACGATCAAATTTTTTCTGTAATTGGTTTTTTACCTGACCCAGAAAAAATAACATTGGACTTTACTGTTTTAAGCGAAATAATTTCATATCTTATGAAATTACCTTTATCAAAAGAAGAAGACAGTTCGGCTATTTATCCTGATTGGAATGATAAAATTCAATTTAACGACTTAGGAGGGCTTACATCTCAATATTTAAACACAGCCTCTTTTCAGGTTGCTTCACTTGATAGTTATTTAAAAAATGAAAGTAATTTTTTTGCAGAAGAGATTAAAGATAAAATCAGAAATGTTTATAAAAATTTAAAAAATAATTATTCTGGCGATGATTTATTTTTGGAAATTGTTACTGAAATTAGTCCTAAACAGTGCTCCTATGTTCAAGCCTCTGTTATTATATTACTAGCTAAATATTTTGAAACTTGCGATATTTTTAAGGAACCAAAATGA
- a CDS encoding HipA domain-containing protein — MIIYVYKQNQYLGKLEENNDRITFIYSEDIGEKCYIDTIKDKKNTFEDLPLVFKNLLLENEDLTKKTSTKIEKLLLLSDIHGSYQFSQTKHISKKKNKIYNYQDVKEEILDSGYSFPNILDYKLDIPKEKLEANNQNNVIGLSGFQHKFSVTKDDKTKTITTSENDSNYFMKPYNKHHLIFQNESYIPCLLINEHLFMTIARDLGFDIPYNAIIKGEKDYHYIIKRFDRFDKIKFDHEEFATMLGYDSNSKYNTTILEIMTKAQAYLPSNELKELLSFIFYSVVISHGDLHSKNLSLIHQSNAFNEQKKCVSPYYDISTSFIYKGLKNRDIGMKVFNKKKGIKKQDFLNLAQKFEIDNFEDEIERICRYFIDNFKSYINSLPNNIQNIPIAQSGYYENKKTFKFVLERYYNQRCQYIKEKIDKGLLPDINIFK; from the coding sequence ATGATTATTTATGTTTATAAGCAGAATCAATACCTAGGAAAATTAGAGGAGAATAACGATAGAATTACCTTTATTTATAGCGAAGATATTGGTGAAAAATGCTATATTGATACTATAAAAGACAAGAAGAATACATTTGAAGATTTGCCGTTGGTGTTTAAAAATCTATTATTAGAAAATGAAGATTTAACAAAAAAAACATCGACAAAAATTGAAAAACTATTACTATTATCAGATATTCATGGCAGCTACCAATTTAGTCAAACTAAACACATTTCAAAAAAGAAAAATAAAATATACAACTATCAAGATGTAAAAGAGGAAATTCTAGACAGTGGCTACTCATTCCCCAATATATTAGACTACAAACTAGATATCCCCAAAGAAAAATTAGAAGCAAACAATCAAAATAATGTTATAGGTCTCAGTGGTTTTCAACATAAATTTAGCGTTACCAAAGATGACAAGACTAAAACAATCACAACTTCTGAAAATGATAGCAATTATTTCATGAAGCCCTACAACAAACATCATCTAATTTTTCAAAATGAATCCTATATTCCCTGCTTGTTAATTAATGAACATTTGTTTATGACTATAGCCAGAGATCTTGGTTTTGACATACCTTATAACGCGATTATCAAAGGTGAAAAAGATTACCACTACATCATTAAACGCTTTGATAGATTTGATAAGATAAAATTTGACCACGAAGAGTTTGCCACCATGCTAGGTTATGATTCAAATAGTAAATACAACACCACCATTCTTGAAATTATGACAAAAGCACAAGCATATTTACCAAGTAATGAATTAAAAGAACTCTTGTCTTTTATTTTTTACTCTGTGGTTATATCACACGGAGATTTGCACTCTAAAAACTTGTCATTAATACATCAATCAAACGCCTTCAATGAACAAAAAAAGTGCGTTTCCCCTTATTATGATATATCCACCTCATTTATATACAAAGGATTAAAAAATAGAGATATTGGAATGAAAGTTTTTAACAAAAAGAAAGGGATAAAAAAACAAGATTTCCTAAACTTGGCTCAAAAGTTTGAGATCGATAATTTTGAAGATGAAATAGAAAGAATTTGCCGATATTTTATTGATAATTTTAAGTCGTATATAAATAGCCTACCTAACAATATCCAAAATATACCAATAGCCCAATCCGGATATTATGAAAACAAAAAAACTTTTAAATTCGTTCTGGAAAGGTATTACAATCAGCGTTGCCAATACATCAAAGAAAAAATTGATAAGGGCTTGTTACCTGATATAAATATTTTTAAATAG